A stretch of the Mycobacteroides immunogenum genome encodes the following:
- a CDS encoding Dyp-type peroxidase, with protein MAIAAPQSIVAPLTPAAIFLVATVRHGGEAAVHKALSEFSGLTRSVGFRDPSKHLSVITAIGSDAWDRLFSGPRPAELHPFIALEGPRHTAPSTPGDLLFHIRAESLDVCFELADRIVQSMSGAVTIVDEVHGFRFFDNRDLIGFVDGTENPSGAVALSATSIGDEDPDFAGSCYVHVQKYVHDMSSWNSLPVAEQECAIGRSKLDNIEMDDDAKPPNAHIALNAITDDNGNELKIIRHNMPFGAVGTSEYGTYFIGYSRTPAITERMLRNMFLGDPPGNTDRILDFSRPVTGSMFFCPTAEFIDNPPPLPAAVSTPTAQAAR; from the coding sequence ATGGCCATCGCTGCGCCGCAATCCATTGTCGCCCCACTTACTCCCGCCGCGATCTTCCTGGTGGCCACAGTCCGTCATGGCGGCGAAGCCGCAGTGCACAAGGCACTTTCGGAATTCTCCGGTCTGACGCGTTCCGTCGGATTTCGCGACCCAAGTAAACATCTTTCCGTGATCACCGCGATCGGTTCGGACGCGTGGGACCGACTGTTCTCGGGCCCACGCCCCGCCGAACTACACCCGTTCATCGCACTGGAAGGCCCCCGCCACACCGCGCCATCGACTCCGGGAGACCTTTTGTTCCATATCCGTGCGGAGTCGCTGGACGTATGTTTCGAGTTGGCGGATCGCATCGTCCAGTCAATGAGCGGCGCCGTGACCATTGTTGATGAGGTGCATGGCTTCCGGTTCTTCGACAACCGGGACCTGATTGGATTTGTTGACGGAACCGAGAACCCCAGCGGAGCAGTGGCATTAAGCGCTACCTCCATTGGCGACGAAGATCCCGACTTCGCCGGTTCGTGCTATGTCCATGTTCAAAAGTACGTTCACGACATGAGTTCCTGGAACTCCCTGCCAGTGGCAGAACAAGAATGTGCGATCGGGCGCAGCAAGCTGGACAACATCGAGATGGACGACGACGCAAAACCCCCCAACGCCCACATCGCGCTGAACGCGATCACCGACGACAACGGCAACGAACTCAAAATCATTCGACACAACATGCCCTTCGGAGCCGTCGGTACGAGTGAATACGGCACCTACTTCATCGGGTACTCACGCACTCCCGCCATCACCGAGCGGATGCTTCGGAACATGTTTCTGGGTGACCCACCAGGTAACACAGACCGCATCCTTGACTTTTCAAGGCCCGTCACGGGATCTATGTTCTTTTGCCCTACAGCAGAATTCATCGACAACCCACCGCCGCTACCGGCAGCGGTATCTACCCCAACGGCCCAGGCCGCGCGGTAG
- a CDS encoding LysR family transcriptional regulator ArgP has translation MDSQRLAALRTRLDSGQLAALAAVIEFGSFDTAASELKLTPSAVSQRIKALEQHVGQILVVREKPCKATAAGIPLVRLAAQTAMLESEALSEAGVEISTERRVAIAVNADSMATWFPTVLSAGLDVLFDIRIEDQDLSSRLLREGVVMGAVTTERVAVPGCRVRRLGAMRYIPVASPAYFARYLAGGFTAAAVAAAPSLAWSRDDGLQDQLVHKAFRRTVARRIHYVPSTEGFATAVSSGLGWGMYPDLLAEHALATGEFVRAADMYLDVPLFWQSWKLDSTVARSVSDAVVAAAQALV, from the coding sequence CTGGACTCGCAGCGACTCGCTGCCTTGAGAACACGACTGGATAGCGGCCAACTGGCGGCCCTGGCCGCCGTCATCGAGTTCGGCAGTTTCGATACTGCTGCCAGCGAGCTCAAGTTGACGCCGTCTGCGGTGAGTCAGCGAATCAAGGCGCTTGAGCAACACGTAGGTCAGATCTTGGTTGTTCGTGAAAAGCCTTGTAAAGCAACAGCTGCTGGTATTCCACTGGTGCGTTTGGCGGCGCAGACGGCGATGCTGGAGTCCGAGGCATTATCCGAAGCGGGGGTCGAAATCTCGACAGAAAGGCGAGTGGCAATTGCCGTGAACGCAGATTCCATGGCGACGTGGTTTCCCACGGTGCTCAGTGCTGGGCTCGATGTCTTGTTCGACATTCGCATTGAGGACCAGGATCTTTCGTCGCGGTTGCTGCGTGAGGGTGTGGTGATGGGAGCGGTGACGACCGAGCGAGTGGCGGTGCCGGGGTGCCGAGTGCGCCGCCTCGGCGCAATGCGCTACATACCGGTGGCGTCCCCCGCATATTTTGCGCGCTACCTGGCAGGTGGGTTCACCGCAGCTGCCGTGGCGGCAGCGCCGTCACTCGCCTGGAGTCGTGACGATGGGCTCCAGGACCAACTCGTGCACAAGGCCTTTCGCCGTACCGTCGCCAGAAGAATTCACTACGTACCTTCGACCGAGGGATTCGCGACTGCGGTGAGTTCTGGGCTGGGCTGGGGTATGTATCCGGACCTGCTCGCTGAGCACGCTTTGGCCACGGGTGAGTTCGTCCGTGCAGCCGATATGTACCTCGACGTACCGTTGTTCTGGCAGTCCTGGAAGCTGGACAGCACAGTGGCCCGCAGCGTTTCGGATGCTGTAGTGGCAGCGGCTCAGGCGCTGGTGTAG
- a CDS encoding LysE/ArgO family amino acid transporter, translated as MTVLFLGFLTGMSLIAAIGAQNAFVLRQGIRSEHVLPVIAVCITGDFLLIAAGIGGLGGLIAATPSLLTVTKLGGAAFLIGYGLMAARRALRPGTLIPAESNPARLGAVLLTALAITFLNPHVYLDTVVLLGSLANAHRDARWLFGAGALAASVTWFVCLGYGARYLAGVFQRPGTWRVLDAGIAVIMLALGVSLLVS; from the coding sequence GTGACCGTCCTCTTCCTCGGCTTTCTCACCGGAATGTCCCTGATTGCCGCCATCGGCGCCCAAAATGCGTTCGTACTGCGCCAAGGCATCCGCAGTGAGCACGTGCTGCCGGTGATCGCCGTGTGCATCACCGGCGACTTCCTGCTCATCGCGGCGGGAATCGGCGGACTCGGTGGGCTGATCGCCGCCACGCCGAGCCTGCTCACGGTGACCAAGCTGGGCGGTGCGGCCTTTCTGATCGGCTACGGGTTGATGGCCGCCCGCCGCGCTCTGCGTCCCGGCACGCTGATACCGGCGGAATCCAATCCGGCACGGCTCGGCGCAGTGTTGTTGACCGCGTTGGCCATTACCTTTCTGAACCCGCACGTCTACCTCGACACCGTGGTGCTGTTGGGCTCGCTGGCCAACGCCCATCGCGACGCCCGCTGGCTATTCGGGGCGGGCGCCCTGGCCGCCAGCGTCACCTGGTTTGTCTGTCTCGGCTACGGCGCGCGATACCTGGCCGGGGTGTTTCAGCGCCCGGGAACCTGGCGGGTGCTCGATGCCGGAATAGCGGTGATCATGCTCGCGCTCGGCGTCTCGTTACTGGTCAGCTAG